GCTCCTTTCAGATTCTGTGGATCCGCTATAGCAGCTGATTTTATACCAGTATGTCTTTTTATTAGGAGTCAAACCGGTATCTGTGTAACTGGTGGTGGTCACATCCCCTTTCACCTGGGTGTATGTTCCCGTTTCTGTATCCGAGCGGTAGGCCTTGTATCCCTCTGCACCTGTAACGACATTCCAGCTGAGATCAAGACTGGTTGACGATCCTCCGGAAACAGTGAGTCCCTCAGGAGCTGTCAGGGACAGAGGAGTCTCATCTGGAGTCTCATCTGGAGACTCATCTGGAGTCTCATCTGGAGTCTCATCTGGGGCCTCATCCAGGGTAATTTTCTCCAAAAGAGCCTCTTCAAATGCTGAATTCATTGTACAGGCCGCAAACACCAGGAAGGTAGTTGCAAACAATATGTATAATTTGATATGTATTTGTTTCATTCTTCTTCCTCCCAGATCACAAGCTCTTTCAACCCCAGAGCATCAGCAGCACGGTTCCCTTCTTCTCCTTTCAGATCCAGATAAGCAAATCTTTGAGCCAGGTCGGGATCCAGACCTTTCAGCTTCTGATATGCATCCCGGACTGTCCCGTAATTTTCAAGTTCGTGGTTACACCGGGCTGAACCCAGCAGGGCCTTCCGGTTTGTCGATTTTGTTTCAAGCACTTTATCATACCAGCTGAGAGCCTCTCTATAATCGCCCCTCAGATAATAGATATTCCCCGTATTGAGCAGGGCGGGAACGTATGTCCGGCTGTCATTGATTTCTTTGAAGGCTGTCAGGGATTTATCATATAGTCCGTAACGGGCATACAGTACGGCCAGTTTGTTCTGCTGAATATACTTTTTGGAAGAATCAGCCATCTGATTTTTTATAAGTGTTTCCTGAGGCCAGAGTTCCTGCTCCACATAACGGCTGATGGTTTTAACAAAGGCTGTTGTCACATCGTTGCGGCTGGGCATATCTATAGAAGTATTGTCCTGAAAACCCACAGCCTGGTACTGCCTCCATGCTTCATGGGTTGGATAAAAAGCAGTCTGGCTTTTACTTTGATTATTCCGCCATTCCTTGGCTCCCTCCAGCCATGCATCTTCGAAGCCTGCCTGGAACATGGTGATTTCCACAGGAACCCAGGCTTTATTGTCATCAAGAATAAACTCATCAGTACGGCTATAGTTTTTTCTCACCTCATCAGGGGAATCCTTCAGGGCAAAGGCCATATAAATATGACCGGGAATGGTGATAATGGCGGTCTCCACACCCACTGATTCCAGCAGGGATGTGTACAGAGCTGTCAGATCATCACAGTCTCCTGTAGTGTAGTCCAGAGTCTGCCGGGGAAATTGTATAAAATCCACGACTTCTGTCTGAGATGAAAGCTCGGAAAAAGGAGTGGCAGGATCCACCTCATAGCGTATACCATAGGATTTAACGGCTTCAAAAAGCGCAATTCCCTTCTGTAAATTCTCATCCACCGCCGGGTTTTCTACTCCCTGCATCCAGTTGCTCACTTTCTTTGAAAAAGAAAGGATTTCAGGATCCTTGGCTGTGATAAAGCTGGCGATCTTCTGATCATCATCCCAGGTTAGAGCATTCCGGTTATTGAGCTCCAGCACAGGATTGTATTTATCCGATTTATTTTTATCATTCATTATGTAGGAGAGGTTAATCAGAGCAGATGCTTTGGAACCCTCTGTGATAGACATCATATCCTGAGTAAACAGGCCATAGAGCTCTATGATTTTCTCTTCTCCCGGCAACAGGGTAAAGGATTCTCCTGTTGTCATGGGATTATCCATATAGCGTTCCATATAAAAATCGATGGTGATATCTTCGGCGGTCTT
The sequence above is drawn from the Oceanispirochaeta sp. genome and encodes:
- a CDS encoding fibronectin type III domain-containing protein — its product is MKQIHIKLYILFATTFLVFAACTMNSAFEEALLEKITLDEAPDETPDETPDESPDETPDETPLSLTAPEGLTVSGGSSTSLDLSWNVVTGAEGYKAYRSDTETGTYTQVKGDVTTTSYTDTGLTPNKKTYWYKISCYSGSTESERS